The proteins below come from a single Bactrocera dorsalis isolate Fly_Bdor chromosome 5, ASM2337382v1, whole genome shotgun sequence genomic window:
- the LOC105230131 gene encoding transient receptor potential cation channel subfamily A member 1 isoform X9, translated as MKNTSKRDVVVRPLRCLINGCARGAELSITAPLKLSTQWTRMLRMQATPKIRPDDFLQAAESGNLDEFKRLYQSDNARLSIKDSKGRTAAHQAAARNRVNILRYINDQRADLNAKDNAGNTPLHVAVENSSFDALSYLLSIPVDTGLLNEKKQAPIHLATELNNVQALRVMGRYRKEIDIKQGGEHGRTALHLAAIYDHEECARILITEFEACPRTPCNNGYYPIHEAAKNASSRTMEVFLQWGEQRGRLREEMMSFFDSEGNVPLHSAVHGGDIKAVELCLKSGAKISKQQHDRSTPVHLACAQGAIEIVKLMFSMQPSEKITCLSCTDAQKMTPLHCAAMFDHPDIVEYLVKEGADINALDKEHRSPILLAASRSGWKTVHLLIRLGAGINVKDASSRNVLHFVIMNGGRLPEFAEEVNKTQSHSQLVQLLNEKDASGCSPLHYASRDGHIRSLENLIRLGACINLKNNNNESPLHFAARYGRFNTVKQLLDSEKGSFIINESDGEGLTPLHIASQQGHTRVVQLLLNRGALLHRDHNGRNPLHLAAMSGYIQTIELLHSVHSHLLDQVDKEGNTALHLATMENKPHAISVLLSMGCKLFYNNIDMSAIDYAIYYKYPESALAMVTHENRANEVMALRSDKYPCVILALIASMPKVFEAVLDKCITKANCKRDSKSFYIKYSFHPIQKSPDEIAKKRLTLNDPTWRPEPLLTINTMVTHGRVELLAHPLSQKYLQMKWNSYGKYFHLVNLLIYSIFLLFVTIFSTLMMNGIEIRPLFLNASMLDNANASESNNGNLDLQKNLSNNEWPENPAGGGREPFGMRYGESYERLQHTTALVICAIVIVIYIGGYSLREFLQMYQQRLHYIFEIDNLISWVLYISALIMVWPVFFCEGNISTVHYSAAAVAVFLSWFRLLLMLQRFDQVGIYVVMFLEILQTLIKVLIVFSILIIAFGLAFYILLSKINDAQPNHLSFSNIPMSLLRTFSMMLGELDFVGTYVNTYYRDQLKVPITSFLILCVFMILMPILLMNLLIGLAVGDIESVRRNAQLKRLAMQVVLHTELERKLPQSWLPKGDKVELIEYPNNTKCKLGFLDCILRKWFSNPFSEDSSMDTISFENNDDFINNELERQRRKLRDISRLLDQQHQLLRLIVQKMEIKTEADDVDEGVSPCDLKAVSIYGTGPAPGSRWTSPRIRNRLRAALSFNKSLYE; from the exons atgaaaaatacatcAAAACGCGATGTTGTTGTAAGGCCACTACGTTGTTTAATTAATGGATGTGCACGTGGCGCCGAATTAAGTATAACGGCACCGTTAAAACTCTCGACACAGTGGACACGAATGTTAAGGATGCAGGCAACACCAAAAATACGCCCTGACGATTTTCTGCAG GCAGCAGAATCAGGAAATTTGGATGAGTTTAAGCGACTTTATCAGTCGGATAATGCACGTTTGTCGATAAAGGATAGCAAGGGGCGCACAGCAGCACATCAGGCAGCGGCACGAAATCGTGTGAATATTTTGCgttacataaatgatcagcgtgcaG ATCTCAACGCTAAGGACAATGCGGGCAACACGCCGCTGCATGTGGCAGTTGAGAATAGTTCCTTCGACGCACTTAGCTATCTACTGTCTAT CCCCGTCGATACCGGCCTACTCAACGAGAAGAAACAGGCGCCAATACATCTCGCAACCGAACTGAATAACGTGCAGGCACTACGAGTTATGGGCAGATACCGCAAGGAAATCGATATAAAACAAGGCGGCGAACATGGACGCACAGCTTTGCACTTGGCCGCCATCTACGATCATGAGGAGTGCGCCCGAATACTG ATAACCGAATTCGAAGCATGTCCCCGCACACCTTGCAACAACGGTTATTATCCCATACACGAAGCGGCTAAGAATGCCAGCTCCAGAACGATGGAGGTCTTCTTGCAG TGGGGCGAGCAACGCGGCCGTCTGCGCGAGGAAATGATGTCCTTCTTCGACTCGGAGGGCAATGTGCCGCTACACTCGGCTGTGCATGGCGGCGATATCAAGGCGGTGGAGCTCTGCCTGAAATCAGGCGCAAAAATTTCTAAGCAGCAACATGATCGCTCTACGCCAGTGCATTTGGCTTGCGCACAG GGTGCCATCGAAATCGTCAAACTTATGTTCAGCATGCAACCGTCGGAGAAGATCACTTGCCTCAGCTGCACTGACGCTCAGAAGATGACACCACTGCACTGCGCTGCCATGTTTGACCACCCCGATATTGTCGAGTACTTGGTGAAGGAGGGCGCTGACATTAATGCGCTCGACAAAGAGCATCGCTCACCGATTTTGCTCGCCGCATCGCGCAGTGGCTGGAAAACTGTACATCTGCTAATACGTCTCGGCGCTGGTATTAATGTCAAGGATGCATCTTCACGCAACGTCTTGCACTTTGTGATCATGAATGGTGGCCGGTTGCCAGAGTTCGCCGAGGAAGTGAACAAGACCCAATCACATTCTCAACTAGTGCAGCTGCTCAACGAAAAAGATGCCTCAGGCTGTTCGCCATTACACTATGCCAGTCGTGATGGGCATATACGTTCGCTAGAGAATCTAATACGTCTCGGGGCTTGCATTAATCTCAAGAATAACAATAATGAGAGTCCTTTGCATTTTGCCGCACGTTATGGACGCTTTAATACCGTCAAACAGTTACTTGATTCGGAGAAGGGTTCTTTCATAATCAACGAAAGTGATGGCGAGGGTTTGACACCGCTACATATCGCCTCGCAGCAGGGTCACACACGTGTGGTGCAGTTACTGTTAAATCGGGGCGCGCTCTTGCATCGCGATCATAATGGACGCAATCCTTTGCATTTGGCTGCGATGTCCGGTTATATACAGACGATTGAATTGTTGCATTCGGTGCATTCACATCTGCTCGATCAGGTCGACAAGGAAGGC AATACCGCACTTCACTTGGCCACAATGGAGAATAAACCGCACGCCATCTCTGTGCTACTCTCAATGGGCTGTAAACTCTTCTACAACAACATCGACATGAGCGCCATCGATTATGCCATCTATTACAAATATCCCGAATCAGCGTTGGCTATGGTGACACATGAGAATCGCGCCAATGAGGTGATGGCATTGCGTTCCGACAAGTATCCCTGTGTTATACTGGCACTAATCGCGTCCATGCCAAAGGTGTTCGAGGCTGTGCTGGATAAGTGCATAACAAAGGCGAATTGCAAGCGTGATTCCAAGAGTTTCTAC ATCAAGTATTCTTTTCATCCAATTCAAAAATCCCCCGACGAGATTGCTAAGAAGCGTCTGACGCTTAATGATCCCACTTGGAGACCCGAACCATTGCTCACCATAAAT ACGATGGTCACCCATGGTCGTGTCGAGCTGCTCGCCCATCCGCTGAGTCAAAAATATCTACAAATGAAATGGAATTCTTACGGCAAATATTTTCATCTCGTCAATTTACTGATCTACTCAATTTTCCTGTTATTTGTGACGATTTTCTCCACGTTGATGATGAACGGCATCGAAATTCGTCCGTTATTTTTAAATGCGTCCATGTTGGATAATGCAAATGCATCGGAGAGCAATAATGGCAATTTAGA CCTCCAAAAGAACCTCAGCAACAATGAGTGGCCTGAAAACCCCGCCGGTGGAGGACGCGAACCATTTGGAATGAGATACGGCGAGTCTTACGAGCGCCTACAACATACCACCGCTTTGGTCATTTGCGCCATCGTAATTGTCATTTATATTGGCGGTTATTCGCTGCGTGAGTTTCTCCAAATGTACCAACAACGGCTGCACTACATATTCGAGATTGACAATTTAATATCATGGGTCCTATACATATCCGCATTGATCATGGTGTGGCCAGTTTTCTTTTGCGAGGGCAACATATCGACGGTACACTACTcagcggcggcggtggcggtaTTCTTGTCGTGGTTTCGTCTATTGCTTATGCTCCAGCGCTTCGATCAA GTTGGCATTTATGTGGTGATGTTCTTGGAGATTCTGCAAACTCTAATAAAAGTGTTGATTGTCTTTTCGATTCTGATCATCGCTTTCGGCTTGGCATTTTACATACTCTTATCGAAG ATCAACGATGCCCAACCGAATCATTTGTCCTTCTCGAACATACCGATGTCGCTGTTGCGCACCTTCTCCATGATGTTAGGCGAACTGGACTTTGTGGGCACCTATGTTAACACCTACTACCGCGATCAATTGAAGGTGCCAATAACGTCGTTCCTCATTTTGT GTGTATTCATGATTCTCATGCCAATTCTACTCATGAATCTACTCATCGGTTTGGCGGTTGGCGACATCGAGTCTGTACGTCGTAACGCCCAGCTCAAGCGTTTGGCTATGCAG GTGGTCTTACATACCGAACTGGAGCGCAAATTACCTCAAAGTTGGCTACCGAAAGGCGACAAAGTCGAGTTGATAGAGTATCCAAATAACACAAAGTGCAAACTCGGTTTTCTTGACTGTATTCTACGCAAATGGTTCTCAAATCCCTTCAGCGAGGATT CTTCAATGGATACGATCTCATTCGAGAACAACGATGATTTCATCAACAATGAATTGGAGCGACAGCGTCGTAAATTGCGTGACATCTCACGTCTACTGGATCAGCAGCATCAACTCTTGCGCTTGATCGTACAG AAAATGGAAATCAAAACCGAGGCGGACGATGTGGACGAAGGTGTATCGCCCTGCGATCTAAAAGCTGTTTCAATTTATGGCACGGGACCGGCGCCAGGCTCACGTTGGACCTCGCCACGCATACGCAATCGGCTGCGTGCGGCGCTAAGCTTCAATAAAAGCCTTTATGAATAG
- the LOC105230131 gene encoding transient receptor potential cation channel subfamily A member 1 isoform X1, giving the protein MEKKQAWSSPITLSPFRLQEVDMPKFLNGLYNSSGITPELVESQPQLLSGSYKNKRQQGRFWIFSMIIERATSAGSKRAEIEDVDTPLESILKPEPNEQVCQLRDSPYRILRAAESGNLDEFKRLYQSDNARLSIKDSKGRTAAHQAAARNRVNILRYINDQRADLNAKDNAGNTPLHVAVENSSFDALSYLLSIPVDTGLLNEKKQAPIHLATELNNVQALRVMGRYRKEIDIKQGGEHGRTALHLAAIYDHEECARILITEFEACPRTPCNNGYYPIHEAAKNASSRTMEVFLQWGEQRGRLREEMMSFFDSEGNVPLHSAVHGGDIKAVELCLKSGAKISKQQHDRSTPVHLACAQGAIEIVKLMFSMQPSEKITCLSCTDAQKMTPLHCAAMFDHPDIVEYLVKEGADINALDKEHRSPILLAASRSGWKTVHLLIRLGAGINVKDASSRNVLHFVIMNGGRLPEFAEEVNKTQSHSQLVQLLNEKDASGCSPLHYASRDGHIRSLENLIRLGACINLKNNNNESPLHFAARYGRFNTVKQLLDSEKGSFIINESDGEGLTPLHIASQQGHTRVVQLLLNRGALLHRDHNGRNPLHLAAMSGYIQTIELLHSVHSHLLDQVDKEGNTALHLATMENKPHAISVLLSMGCKLFYNNIDMSAIDYAIYYKYPESALAMVTHENRANEVMALRSDKYPCVILALIASMPKVFEAVLDKCITKANCKRDSKSFYIKYSFSYLQCPFMFDKLDEKTDETIAHSNLTPLPALNTMVTHGRVELLAHPLSQKYLQMKWNSYGKYFHLVNLLIYSIFLLFVTIFSTLMMNGIEIRPLFLNASMLDNANASESNNGNLDLQKNLSNNEWPENPAGGGREPFGMRYGESYERLQHTTALVICAIVIVIYIGGYSLREFLQMYQQRLHYIFEIDNLISWVLYISALIMVWPVFFCEGNISTVHYSAAAVAVFLSWFRLLLMLQRFDQVGIYVVMFLEILQTLIKVLIVFSILIIAFGLAFYILLSKCGIYAVLQINDAQPNHLSFSNIPMSLLRTFSMMLGELDFVGTYVNTYYRDQLKVPITSFLILCVFMILMPILLMNLLIGLAVGDIESVRRNAQLKRLAMQVVLHTELERKLPQSWLPKGDKVELIEYPNNTKCKLGFLDCILRKWFSNPFSEDSSMDTISFENNDDFINNELERQRRKLRDISRLLDQQHQLLRLIVQKMEIKTEADDVDEGVSPCDLKAVSIYGTGPAPGSRWTSPRIRNRLRAALSFNKSLYE; this is encoded by the exons GCAGCAGAATCAGGAAATTTGGATGAGTTTAAGCGACTTTATCAGTCGGATAATGCACGTTTGTCGATAAAGGATAGCAAGGGGCGCACAGCAGCACATCAGGCAGCGGCACGAAATCGTGTGAATATTTTGCgttacataaatgatcagcgtgcaG ATCTCAACGCTAAGGACAATGCGGGCAACACGCCGCTGCATGTGGCAGTTGAGAATAGTTCCTTCGACGCACTTAGCTATCTACTGTCTAT CCCCGTCGATACCGGCCTACTCAACGAGAAGAAACAGGCGCCAATACATCTCGCAACCGAACTGAATAACGTGCAGGCACTACGAGTTATGGGCAGATACCGCAAGGAAATCGATATAAAACAAGGCGGCGAACATGGACGCACAGCTTTGCACTTGGCCGCCATCTACGATCATGAGGAGTGCGCCCGAATACTG ATAACCGAATTCGAAGCATGTCCCCGCACACCTTGCAACAACGGTTATTATCCCATACACGAAGCGGCTAAGAATGCCAGCTCCAGAACGATGGAGGTCTTCTTGCAG TGGGGCGAGCAACGCGGCCGTCTGCGCGAGGAAATGATGTCCTTCTTCGACTCGGAGGGCAATGTGCCGCTACACTCGGCTGTGCATGGCGGCGATATCAAGGCGGTGGAGCTCTGCCTGAAATCAGGCGCAAAAATTTCTAAGCAGCAACATGATCGCTCTACGCCAGTGCATTTGGCTTGCGCACAG GGTGCCATCGAAATCGTCAAACTTATGTTCAGCATGCAACCGTCGGAGAAGATCACTTGCCTCAGCTGCACTGACGCTCAGAAGATGACACCACTGCACTGCGCTGCCATGTTTGACCACCCCGATATTGTCGAGTACTTGGTGAAGGAGGGCGCTGACATTAATGCGCTCGACAAAGAGCATCGCTCACCGATTTTGCTCGCCGCATCGCGCAGTGGCTGGAAAACTGTACATCTGCTAATACGTCTCGGCGCTGGTATTAATGTCAAGGATGCATCTTCACGCAACGTCTTGCACTTTGTGATCATGAATGGTGGCCGGTTGCCAGAGTTCGCCGAGGAAGTGAACAAGACCCAATCACATTCTCAACTAGTGCAGCTGCTCAACGAAAAAGATGCCTCAGGCTGTTCGCCATTACACTATGCCAGTCGTGATGGGCATATACGTTCGCTAGAGAATCTAATACGTCTCGGGGCTTGCATTAATCTCAAGAATAACAATAATGAGAGTCCTTTGCATTTTGCCGCACGTTATGGACGCTTTAATACCGTCAAACAGTTACTTGATTCGGAGAAGGGTTCTTTCATAATCAACGAAAGTGATGGCGAGGGTTTGACACCGCTACATATCGCCTCGCAGCAGGGTCACACACGTGTGGTGCAGTTACTGTTAAATCGGGGCGCGCTCTTGCATCGCGATCATAATGGACGCAATCCTTTGCATTTGGCTGCGATGTCCGGTTATATACAGACGATTGAATTGTTGCATTCGGTGCATTCACATCTGCTCGATCAGGTCGACAAGGAAGGC AATACCGCACTTCACTTGGCCACAATGGAGAATAAACCGCACGCCATCTCTGTGCTACTCTCAATGGGCTGTAAACTCTTCTACAACAACATCGACATGAGCGCCATCGATTATGCCATCTATTACAAATATCCCGAATCAGCGTTGGCTATGGTGACACATGAGAATCGCGCCAATGAGGTGATGGCATTGCGTTCCGACAAGTATCCCTGTGTTATACTGGCACTAATCGCGTCCATGCCAAAGGTGTTCGAGGCTGTGCTGGATAAGTGCATAACAAAGGCGAATTGCAAGCGTGATTCCAAGAGTTTCTAC ataaaatattcgttttccTATCTGCAATGTCCTTTCATGTTTGATAAATTGGATGAGAAAACCGACGAAACGATAGCTCATTCGAATTTGACACCATTGCCGGCGCTAAAT ACGATGGTCACCCATGGTCGTGTCGAGCTGCTCGCCCATCCGCTGAGTCAAAAATATCTACAAATGAAATGGAATTCTTACGGCAAATATTTTCATCTCGTCAATTTACTGATCTACTCAATTTTCCTGTTATTTGTGACGATTTTCTCCACGTTGATGATGAACGGCATCGAAATTCGTCCGTTATTTTTAAATGCGTCCATGTTGGATAATGCAAATGCATCGGAGAGCAATAATGGCAATTTAGA CCTCCAAAAGAACCTCAGCAACAATGAGTGGCCTGAAAACCCCGCCGGTGGAGGACGCGAACCATTTGGAATGAGATACGGCGAGTCTTACGAGCGCCTACAACATACCACCGCTTTGGTCATTTGCGCCATCGTAATTGTCATTTATATTGGCGGTTATTCGCTGCGTGAGTTTCTCCAAATGTACCAACAACGGCTGCACTACATATTCGAGATTGACAATTTAATATCATGGGTCCTATACATATCCGCATTGATCATGGTGTGGCCAGTTTTCTTTTGCGAGGGCAACATATCGACGGTACACTACTcagcggcggcggtggcggtaTTCTTGTCGTGGTTTCGTCTATTGCTTATGCTCCAGCGCTTCGATCAA GTTGGCATTTATGTGGTGATGTTCTTGGAGATTCTGCAAACTCTAATAAAAGTGTTGATTGTCTTTTCGATTCTGATCATCGCTTTCGGCTTGGCATTTTACATACTCTTATCGAAG tgtgGGATCTATGCTGTTTTACAGATCAACGATGCCCAACCGAATCATTTGTCCTTCTCGAACATACCGATGTCGCTGTTGCGCACCTTCTCCATGATGTTAGGCGAACTGGACTTTGTGGGCACCTATGTTAACACCTACTACCGCGATCAATTGAAGGTGCCAATAACGTCGTTCCTCATTTTGT GTGTATTCATGATTCTCATGCCAATTCTACTCATGAATCTACTCATCGGTTTGGCGGTTGGCGACATCGAGTCTGTACGTCGTAACGCCCAGCTCAAGCGTTTGGCTATGCAG GTGGTCTTACATACCGAACTGGAGCGCAAATTACCTCAAAGTTGGCTACCGAAAGGCGACAAAGTCGAGTTGATAGAGTATCCAAATAACACAAAGTGCAAACTCGGTTTTCTTGACTGTATTCTACGCAAATGGTTCTCAAATCCCTTCAGCGAGGATT CTTCAATGGATACGATCTCATTCGAGAACAACGATGATTTCATCAACAATGAATTGGAGCGACAGCGTCGTAAATTGCGTGACATCTCACGTCTACTGGATCAGCAGCATCAACTCTTGCGCTTGATCGTACAG AAAATGGAAATCAAAACCGAGGCGGACGATGTGGACGAAGGTGTATCGCCCTGCGATCTAAAAGCTGTTTCAATTTATGGCACGGGACCGGCGCCAGGCTCACGTTGGACCTCGCCACGCATACGCAATCGGCTGCGTGCGGCGCTAAGCTTCAATAAAAGCCTTTATGAATAG
- the LOC105230131 gene encoding transient receptor potential cation channel subfamily A member 1 isoform X4, whose translation MPKFLNGLYNSSGITPELVESQPQLLSGSYKNKRQQGRFWIFSMIIERATSAGSKRAEIEDVDTPLESILKPEPNEQVCQLRDSPYRILRAAESGNLDEFKRLYQSDNARLSIKDSKGRTAAHQAAARNRVNILRYINDQRADLNAKDNAGNTPLHVAVENSSFDALSYLLSIPVDTGLLNEKKQAPIHLATELNNVQALRVMGRYRKEIDIKQGGEHGRTALHLAAIYDHEECARILITEFEACPRTPCNNGYYPIHEAAKNASSRTMEVFLQWGEQRGRLREEMMSFFDSEGNVPLHSAVHGGDIKAVELCLKSGAKISKQQHDRSTPVHLACAQGAIEIVKLMFSMQPSEKITCLSCTDAQKMTPLHCAAMFDHPDIVEYLVKEGADINALDKEHRSPILLAASRSGWKTVHLLIRLGAGINVKDASSRNVLHFVIMNGGRLPEFAEEVNKTQSHSQLVQLLNEKDASGCSPLHYASRDGHIRSLENLIRLGACINLKNNNNESPLHFAARYGRFNTVKQLLDSEKGSFIINESDGEGLTPLHIASQQGHTRVVQLLLNRGALLHRDHNGRNPLHLAAMSGYIQTIELLHSVHSHLLDQVDKEGNTALHLATMENKPHAISVLLSMGCKLFYNNIDMSAIDYAIYYKYPESALAMVTHENRANEVMALRSDKYPCVILALIASMPKVFEAVLDKCITKANCKRDSKSFYIKYSFSYLQCPFMFDKLDEKTDETIAHSNLTPLPALNTMVTHGRVELLAHPLSQKYLQMKWNSYGKYFHLVNLLIYSIFLLFVTIFSTLMMNGIEIRPLFLNASMLDNANASESNNGNLDLQKNLSNNEWPENPAGGGREPFGMRYGESYERLQHTTALVICAIVIVIYIGGYSLREFLQMYQQRLHYIFEIDNLISWVLYISALIMVWPVFFCEGNISTVHYSAAAVAVFLSWFRLLLMLQRFDQVGIYVVMFLEILQTLIKVLIVFSILIIAFGLAFYILLSKCGIYAVLQINDAQPNHLSFSNIPMSLLRTFSMMLGELDFVGTYVNTYYRDQLKVPITSFLILCVFMILMPILLMNLLIGLAVGDIESVRRNAQLKRLAMQVVLHTELERKLPQSWLPKGDKVELIEYPNNTKCKLGFLDCILRKWFSNPFSEDSSMDTISFENNDDFINNELERQRRKLRDISRLLDQQHQLLRLIVQKMEIKTEADDVDEGVSPCDLKAVSIYGTGPAPGSRWTSPRIRNRLRAALSFNKSLYE comes from the exons GCAGCAGAATCAGGAAATTTGGATGAGTTTAAGCGACTTTATCAGTCGGATAATGCACGTTTGTCGATAAAGGATAGCAAGGGGCGCACAGCAGCACATCAGGCAGCGGCACGAAATCGTGTGAATATTTTGCgttacataaatgatcagcgtgcaG ATCTCAACGCTAAGGACAATGCGGGCAACACGCCGCTGCATGTGGCAGTTGAGAATAGTTCCTTCGACGCACTTAGCTATCTACTGTCTAT CCCCGTCGATACCGGCCTACTCAACGAGAAGAAACAGGCGCCAATACATCTCGCAACCGAACTGAATAACGTGCAGGCACTACGAGTTATGGGCAGATACCGCAAGGAAATCGATATAAAACAAGGCGGCGAACATGGACGCACAGCTTTGCACTTGGCCGCCATCTACGATCATGAGGAGTGCGCCCGAATACTG ATAACCGAATTCGAAGCATGTCCCCGCACACCTTGCAACAACGGTTATTATCCCATACACGAAGCGGCTAAGAATGCCAGCTCCAGAACGATGGAGGTCTTCTTGCAG TGGGGCGAGCAACGCGGCCGTCTGCGCGAGGAAATGATGTCCTTCTTCGACTCGGAGGGCAATGTGCCGCTACACTCGGCTGTGCATGGCGGCGATATCAAGGCGGTGGAGCTCTGCCTGAAATCAGGCGCAAAAATTTCTAAGCAGCAACATGATCGCTCTACGCCAGTGCATTTGGCTTGCGCACAG GGTGCCATCGAAATCGTCAAACTTATGTTCAGCATGCAACCGTCGGAGAAGATCACTTGCCTCAGCTGCACTGACGCTCAGAAGATGACACCACTGCACTGCGCTGCCATGTTTGACCACCCCGATATTGTCGAGTACTTGGTGAAGGAGGGCGCTGACATTAATGCGCTCGACAAAGAGCATCGCTCACCGATTTTGCTCGCCGCATCGCGCAGTGGCTGGAAAACTGTACATCTGCTAATACGTCTCGGCGCTGGTATTAATGTCAAGGATGCATCTTCACGCAACGTCTTGCACTTTGTGATCATGAATGGTGGCCGGTTGCCAGAGTTCGCCGAGGAAGTGAACAAGACCCAATCACATTCTCAACTAGTGCAGCTGCTCAACGAAAAAGATGCCTCAGGCTGTTCGCCATTACACTATGCCAGTCGTGATGGGCATATACGTTCGCTAGAGAATCTAATACGTCTCGGGGCTTGCATTAATCTCAAGAATAACAATAATGAGAGTCCTTTGCATTTTGCCGCACGTTATGGACGCTTTAATACCGTCAAACAGTTACTTGATTCGGAGAAGGGTTCTTTCATAATCAACGAAAGTGATGGCGAGGGTTTGACACCGCTACATATCGCCTCGCAGCAGGGTCACACACGTGTGGTGCAGTTACTGTTAAATCGGGGCGCGCTCTTGCATCGCGATCATAATGGACGCAATCCTTTGCATTTGGCTGCGATGTCCGGTTATATACAGACGATTGAATTGTTGCATTCGGTGCATTCACATCTGCTCGATCAGGTCGACAAGGAAGGC AATACCGCACTTCACTTGGCCACAATGGAGAATAAACCGCACGCCATCTCTGTGCTACTCTCAATGGGCTGTAAACTCTTCTACAACAACATCGACATGAGCGCCATCGATTATGCCATCTATTACAAATATCCCGAATCAGCGTTGGCTATGGTGACACATGAGAATCGCGCCAATGAGGTGATGGCATTGCGTTCCGACAAGTATCCCTGTGTTATACTGGCACTAATCGCGTCCATGCCAAAGGTGTTCGAGGCTGTGCTGGATAAGTGCATAACAAAGGCGAATTGCAAGCGTGATTCCAAGAGTTTCTAC ataaaatattcgttttccTATCTGCAATGTCCTTTCATGTTTGATAAATTGGATGAGAAAACCGACGAAACGATAGCTCATTCGAATTTGACACCATTGCCGGCGCTAAAT ACGATGGTCACCCATGGTCGTGTCGAGCTGCTCGCCCATCCGCTGAGTCAAAAATATCTACAAATGAAATGGAATTCTTACGGCAAATATTTTCATCTCGTCAATTTACTGATCTACTCAATTTTCCTGTTATTTGTGACGATTTTCTCCACGTTGATGATGAACGGCATCGAAATTCGTCCGTTATTTTTAAATGCGTCCATGTTGGATAATGCAAATGCATCGGAGAGCAATAATGGCAATTTAGA CCTCCAAAAGAACCTCAGCAACAATGAGTGGCCTGAAAACCCCGCCGGTGGAGGACGCGAACCATTTGGAATGAGATACGGCGAGTCTTACGAGCGCCTACAACATACCACCGCTTTGGTCATTTGCGCCATCGTAATTGTCATTTATATTGGCGGTTATTCGCTGCGTGAGTTTCTCCAAATGTACCAACAACGGCTGCACTACATATTCGAGATTGACAATTTAATATCATGGGTCCTATACATATCCGCATTGATCATGGTGTGGCCAGTTTTCTTTTGCGAGGGCAACATATCGACGGTACACTACTcagcggcggcggtggcggtaTTCTTGTCGTGGTTTCGTCTATTGCTTATGCTCCAGCGCTTCGATCAA GTTGGCATTTATGTGGTGATGTTCTTGGAGATTCTGCAAACTCTAATAAAAGTGTTGATTGTCTTTTCGATTCTGATCATCGCTTTCGGCTTGGCATTTTACATACTCTTATCGAAG tgtgGGATCTATGCTGTTTTACAGATCAACGATGCCCAACCGAATCATTTGTCCTTCTCGAACATACCGATGTCGCTGTTGCGCACCTTCTCCATGATGTTAGGCGAACTGGACTTTGTGGGCACCTATGTTAACACCTACTACCGCGATCAATTGAAGGTGCCAATAACGTCGTTCCTCATTTTGT GTGTATTCATGATTCTCATGCCAATTCTACTCATGAATCTACTCATCGGTTTGGCGGTTGGCGACATCGAGTCTGTACGTCGTAACGCCCAGCTCAAGCGTTTGGCTATGCAG GTGGTCTTACATACCGAACTGGAGCGCAAATTACCTCAAAGTTGGCTACCGAAAGGCGACAAAGTCGAGTTGATAGAGTATCCAAATAACACAAAGTGCAAACTCGGTTTTCTTGACTGTATTCTACGCAAATGGTTCTCAAATCCCTTCAGCGAGGATT CTTCAATGGATACGATCTCATTCGAGAACAACGATGATTTCATCAACAATGAATTGGAGCGACAGCGTCGTAAATTGCGTGACATCTCACGTCTACTGGATCAGCAGCATCAACTCTTGCGCTTGATCGTACAG AAAATGGAAATCAAAACCGAGGCGGACGATGTGGACGAAGGTGTATCGCCCTGCGATCTAAAAGCTGTTTCAATTTATGGCACGGGACCGGCGCCAGGCTCACGTTGGACCTCGCCACGCATACGCAATCGGCTGCGTGCGGCGCTAAGCTTCAATAAAAGCCTTTATGAATAG